A window of Armatimonadota bacterium contains these coding sequences:
- a CDS encoding helix-turn-helix transcriptional regulator — protein MGGLLRELRESQGLSQRELAKKLDRTQAFVWKVEQGIQHLDIPTLMDMAIALKTTASGLLHQVESSKSKLRGQ, from the coding sequence TTGGGCGGGCTCTTGCGTGAGCTTCGGGAGTCTCAAGGGCTTTCTCAGCGAGAGCTTGCTAAGAAGCTAGACCGAACTCAGGCATTCGTGTGGAAAGTCGAGCAGGGAATTCAGCACCTCGATATTCCGACACTGATGGACATGGCAATCGCATTGAAAACCACTGCGTCGGGGCTACTCCATCAGGTTGAATCTTCCAAAAGTAAGTTGCGCGGCCAATAG